From the Deinococcus roseus genome, one window contains:
- a CDS encoding helix-turn-helix domain-containing protein, with protein MTTYRTAEGKHDELAFRKVLGDRIRQIRKAKGMGQDLMAFEAGLHRTHPNMIENAKIDVKLSTLLRIADALGVEVWELLDLTREVHSGGVPGSSGDS; from the coding sequence ATGACCACTTACCGCACAGCGGAGGGCAAGCACGATGAACTCGCCTTCCGCAAGGTCCTCGGGGACCGCATCCGACAGATCCGCAAGGCCAAGGGCATGGGGCAGGACCTGATGGCCTTTGAAGCAGGTCTCCACCGCACCCACCCGAACATGATCGAGAACGCCAAGATTGACGTGAAACTCAGCACCCTGCTCCGCATTGCCGACGCCCTCGGGGTGGAAGTCTGGGAATTGCTGGACCTCACCCGAGAGGTTCATAGCGGGGGGGTGCCTGGGTCTTCTGGCGATTCATAA